In Nitrospiria bacterium, the following proteins share a genomic window:
- a CDS encoding isoaspartyl peptidase/L-asparaginase family protein, translating to MEKSKRKIALLAHGGAGNHPANKKQLQKLSEAIQEGYLNLKHGGTSLDAVETVIRLLENSTLFNAGTGSFLQLDQRCRMDASIMEGKNLKAGAVAGIEEVLNPIQAARLVMDKTSHVLMTGEGAKKLAKFYKLRKAALPTKKNVERVKDILNLKNQTVKLFKAFYPHETVGAVALDFSGNVAAGASTGGIPTMLPGRIGDSPLIGSGIYADNESGAVSMTGWGESIIRLSVAKEICTHIQNGVSPLQATQRTLKRLIKKIKGHAGAIVLNKKGQFALLHTTPYMCAGYCLQENQILVGNSFKKIQ from the coding sequence ATGGAAAAATCAAAAAGAAAAATAGCATTACTCGCCCATGGAGGCGCGGGCAATCATCCTGCAAACAAAAAACAGCTACAAAAATTATCTGAGGCCATTCAGGAAGGATACTTAAATTTGAAACATGGAGGAACCAGCCTGGATGCGGTTGAAACCGTAATTAGACTCCTGGAAAACAGCACCCTTTTTAATGCTGGGACTGGATCCTTTTTGCAGCTAGATCAGCGTTGTCGAATGGATGCCTCGATCATGGAAGGAAAAAATTTAAAGGCCGGAGCCGTAGCTGGAATTGAAGAGGTTCTCAATCCGATTCAGGCGGCTCGTTTGGTCATGGATAAAACCTCCCATGTGTTAATGACCGGGGAAGGGGCAAAAAAACTCGCCAAATTTTACAAACTCCGAAAGGCGGCGCTCCCCACGAAAAAAAATGTGGAACGCGTAAAAGATATTTTAAATTTAAAGAACCAAACCGTAAAACTTTTCAAAGCTTTTTATCCCCATGAAACCGTGGGGGCGGTTGCTTTGGATTTCTCAGGAAATGTCGCCGCGGGAGCCTCAACGGGGGGAATCCCCACCATGCTTCCAGGCCGTATCGGGGATTCACCTTTAATTGGTTCGGGGATTTATGCTGACAATGAATCCGGAGCGGTATCCATGACCGGTTGGGGAGAAAGTATCATCCGTCTAAGTGTCGCAAAAGAAATCTGCACCCATATTCAAAATGGGGTTTCTCCCCTTCAGGCAACCCAAAGAACATTAAAAAGATTAATCAAGAAAATCAAGGGCCATGCAGGTGCTATTGTACTAAACAAAAAAGGCCAATTCGCTCTCCTTCACACCACTCCTTATATGTGTGCAGGGTATTGCCTGCAAGAAAACCAAATCCTGGTTGGAAATAGTTTTAAAAAAATTCAATGA